The stretch of DNA ATGGACAAGCCGCAGACGGCGCTCTCCTCCATCGGGCAGTTCGAGACGGCGGCCACCCCGCTCCAGATGGCCATGGTCGCCTCCGCGGTCGCCAACAACGGCACGCTGATGGAGCCGTACATGGTCCAGCAGCTACAGGCCCCGAACCTCGACACCATCGAGAAGCACGAGCCGAAGAAGATGAGCGAGCCCCTCTCCGAGGAGAACGCGCAGAAGCTCCAGTCGATGATGGAGACGGTCGTGAACAAGGGCACGGGCACCTCGGCGCGTATCCCCGGTGTCACGGTCGGCGGCAAGACCGGTACCGCCCAGCACGGTGTCGACAACAGCGAGAAGCCCTACGCCTGGTTCGTCAGCTACGCCAAGACCGACGAGGGCTCGCCCGTGGCGGTCGCCGTGGTGGTCGAGGACAGCAAGGCGGCCCGCCAGGACATCTCCGGTGGCGGTCTCGCCGCCCCGATCGCCAAGTCCGTCATGCAGGCGGTCCTGGACAAGAAGTGATCGGCGTCCTGGCGTAAGCGGTACATATACGGGGGAACGGGGGACCCGGCGCGAAGGCGCGGGTGAGGCCCGTCACGCCCCCTTCATATCGGTGCACGTGGCGGTACCGGTCCGATATCAGGTGAAGGTCCGGGCCGGGACGGATGGGGCAGGCCGGGTACGGTATGCCCCGACAGCACACCGCCGGACCACACATGGGTGCGGTCGGGATCGACGGAGAGGGCTGGATTAGCTATGGAAGAGCCGCGTCGCCTCGGCGGGCGGTACGAGCTGGGCCAGGTGCTCGGCCGCGGTGGCATGGCCGAGGTCTACCTCGCCCACGACACCCGGCTCGGCCGCACCGTGGCGGTGAAGACGCTCCGGGTCGATCTGGCCCGCGACCCGTCGTTCCAGGCCCGGTTCCGCCGTGAGGCCCAGTCGGCCGCCTCGCTCAACCACCCGGCGATCGTCGCGGTGTACGACACCGGCGAGGACTACGTCGACCAGGTCTCCATCCCGTACATCGTGATGGAGTACGTCGACGGCTCGACCCTCCGCGAGCTGCTGCACTCGGGGCGCAAGCTGCTGCCGGAGCGCTCGATGGAGATGACCATCGGCATCCTCCAGGCGCTGGAGTACTCGCACCGGGCCGGCATCGTCCACCGGGACATCAAGCCCGCCAACGTGATGCTGAACCGGGGCGGCCAGGTCAAGGTCATGGACTTCGGTATCGCCCGCGCGATGGGCGACTCCGGGATGACCATGACGCAGACGGCCGCCGTCATAGGGACCGCCCAGTACCTCTCCCCCGAGCAGGCCAAGGGCGAGACCGTCGACGCCCGCTCCGACCTGTACTCCACCGGCTGTCTGCTCTACGAGCTGCTGACGGTGCGGCCCCCTTTCGTCGGTGACTCGCCCGTCGCCGTCGCCTACCAGCACGTACGGGAGGAGCCGCAGCCGCCGAGCGTCTTCGACTCCGAGATCACGCCCGACATGGACGCGATCGTCCTCAAGGCGCTGACCAAGGACCCCGACTACCGCTACCAGTCGGCCGACGAGATGCGCGCCGACATCGAGGCGCTGCTCGACGGCCGTCCCGTCGGCGCCACCGCCGCCATGGGCGCGGCCCTGGGCTCCGTCGGCTACGGCGGTGGTTACGGCGGCCACGAGGACCAGGCGACCACGGCCATGCGCCAGCAGGACGGCGGCGGCCAGACGTCGATGCTGCCGCCCGTCAACCCCGACGACGGCGGTTACGGCTACGACGACAGGCCCGGCCGGCGCAGGCAGCCGAAGAAACGCAACACCTCCACGATCCTGCTGGTCGTGGCCGGTGTGCTGGTCCTGGTCGGCGCCATCCTCATCGGCAGCTATCTCGCGACCGACAGCGGCGACGACAACTCCAAGGTGTCCACCCCGAACTTCGTCGGAGAGTCGGTCGCCAATTCCAAGCGGCTGGCCGACAACGCCGACGTGCAGGTCACCACCACCAAGAAGCCCTGCGACGACCAGCCCAAGAACCGGGTCTGCAAGCAGAGCCCCGCCGCGCAGACCGAGATCAAGAAGGGTGACACGGTCAAGCTCACGGTCTCCACCGGAGCACCGAAGGTCACCGTTCCCGATGTACGGGGTCTCTCCTACGACAAGGCGGAGAGCCAGCTCACCGACAAGGGCTTCAAGGTCGAGCGGGACAGCAAGGAGTCCGAGCAGGAGCCGGACACCGTCATCGCGCAGGACCCGGGCGGCGACACCGACCTGAAGAAGGGCGGCACGATCACGCTGACCGTCGCCAGGGAGAAGTCACTGGTCACCGTCCCCGACGTCAGCAACAAGTCCTGCGAAGAGGCCACCGCCCAGCTCAAGGGCAACGACCTGGAGGCCAGTTGCTCCGAGGAGGAGACCGACGCTGCCGAGGCGGGCAAGGTCTTCGAGCAGAGCCTCGCGCCCAACACCAAGGCCGAGCCGGGATCGACCGTCACCCTGAAGGTCGCCAAGGCGCCCGCGAAGCCGGAGAAGGTCACCATCCCCGGTGACATCGGCGGCAAGAAGCTCGGGGACGTCCAGAAGCAGCTCGGTGACGCGGGGCTCCAGGTGACCGTGCAGGGGCCCGGCGACGGGAACGCGAAGGTCCTCACCAGCAACCCCGGCCCCAACAGCGAGGTGGACAAGGGCAGCTCGGTCACCCTGATCACCGTCGCGGGCGGCGGCGACAACGGGAACGACGGCGGCGGGATCTTCGGAGGCTGGCACCACTGACGGCCGCCGATCCGCCGGCCGGCCAGCGCCGGCCGACCGCGTGAGAGAGCCCCGGTCCGGAATCCTGCGATTCCGGGCCGGGGCTCTCTCGTGGGACAACTACCGGGGATTGGGGTTCGCGTTCAGCGCAGCTCGGGCGGCGGGGTCCGCTCGGCGTCGACCTTGTCGACCCGCTCCAGCTTTCCCCAGACGATGTAGCGGTAGGTCGAGGTGTAGACAGGGGTGCACGTCGTCAGGGTGATGTAACGCCCAGGACCTTTCGCCCCCGACTTCTCAGGGACATCGCCCAGTACCTTCACGTCGTACTTCGAGGTCTGCGGAAGGGTCGCGAACACCTTGTACACGTACCACTTGTCGGCGGATTCGAAGACGACCGTGTCGCCCTTCTTCACCTTGTCGATGTTGTGGAATTTGGCGCCGTGCCCGTCACGGTGGGCGGCGAGCGAGAAATTCCCCTTGTCGTCCTGCGGCAGCGCCGACTTCACGGGATCCGTGTAGTAACCGGCCACACCGTCATTGAGGATCTTCGTGTCGGTGCCCTTCTCCACGAGCACCTCCCCGTTCTTCATCGCGGGTACGTGCAGGAAGCCGACACCGCCCTTGGTGTCGAGGCGCCCGGGTCCGCTCGCCCAGTGGTCGCGGACCGCGTCGCCCCGCCGGTCCGCCGCACGGTCGGCGACGACGTTGGTCCACCACAGCGAGTAGACGACGAAGAGACCGAGCACGAGCCCCGCCGTGATCAGCAGTTCCCCGAAGACACTGACGACCCGTGCGAACGCGCCCCTGCCCCCGCGCGGCGTGGGAGCGGCCCGCTCGCCGCTCCGGCTGTCCTGGTCCTTCGTCACTGACACTGCCCTGCCCCGTTCCTGTGCCTGCCCGTGATCCGCTTTCCCTCGCGGTCACTTGGGGACGAGCGCCCTCGGCTTGCCCTCGCTGCGCGGCCGTTCCTCGACCATCTTGCCCCAGACGATCATTCGGTAGGTACTGGTGAATTCCGGGGTACAGGTCGTCAGCGTGATGTATCGGCCTGTCTTGGTGAACCCGGATCCCGTCGGTATCGGCTTCAGTACGTCCGTATTGCTGGGAGGCGTCTGCGGGAGAATGCTCGTCATTTTGTAGACGTAATACGTGTCCCGCGTCTCCACGACGACGGGATCACCCGGTTTGAGCTGATTGATGTATCTGAAAGGCTCGCCGTGTGTATTGCGGTGGCCGGCCACGGCGAAATTGCCGGTCTTCGCGTCCGGCATGGGCGTCCTCAGACTTCCCTCGCCGTAATGGCCGACCATTCCCCGGTCGAGCACCCGGTGTTTGTCGATGCCCTCCGCGATCGGGACGACCACGTCGAGCTTCGGAATGGACATGATGGCGAACCCCTTGCCGGGTTCGAACACCCCCGGCTTGCCCTTGCCGTCGGCCCAGTCGTGCTGAAGGTTGCTCGTCGCGCCGTTGGCCTGCGCGTGCGCCCTTATGTTGGTCCACCACAGCTGGTACGTGACGAAGAGCAGCATGACGACGCCGAGGGTGATGAACAGTTCCCCGACGACACCGCTGATCACGGCGGCCGGACCCGGCTTACGGGCCCGTTGAGCGGCCCTCCGGCGCGCCGCACGCCCCTCACCGGGCGGTACGGACGCGCCGGAACCGGCCGGCAGGGACCCGCCGAGCGGTGCTCCCGTCGTCCCGCCGCCCCGTTCCCCGCCCTGCCTCCTGCCCCGTCCCGCTATTCGCCGTACGTCGTCGCGGCGCAGAGCCACGGTCTCGTCGTCCGCCGGAGCCGGGGCCAAGGGGACGGCGGAGGCCGCAGGGGGGCCGGGGGTCACGACGGGGAGCGGCGCGGTCGCCTCCAGCCCCGTCGGCGGCCGGGCCGTGGGCCGGGCGTGCGGGGCCCCCGCGTACGGAGCCTGGACATGCGGGGCCTGGACGTGCGGGGCTCCCGCGTACGGGGCCTCGGCGTGCGGCGGCCGGGCGAGCGGCGGCATCGGGCCCGGCGGGCGCAGGCTCGGAGGCCCCACGTCCTGGCGCGGGGCCTCCCGCTCGTGGTCCGGCCCCCCGGGCGGATCGCCCAGCGGACCGGAGAGGTGCCCGGCCGCGTCCTCGTGCGCGCCGGTGTCCTCGTACGACCGCCCGTGCCGCCCCTGCCGATACGGCTGACCGGGGTGCTCGTCGTGCGGCGGGTCGTAGCCGGATTCGCGCTCGGGGCGCAGGGCGGTCACGCCGTGGCCTTGCCCACCACCGGGGCCAGCCCCACCGCCCGGCCTGCCGCACCGGTGTCGCCGCACTCGGTCAGCCAGTTCGCCAGCATCTCGTGGCCGTACTCCGTCAGTACGGACTCCGGGTGGAACTGCACGCCCTCCACGGACAGTTCACGGTGGCGTACCCCCATGATCGTGCCGTCCTCGGTGCGGGCGGTGACCGCGAGTTCCGCGGGGAGGGTGTCCTGCTCGGCCGCCAGCGAGTGGTAGCGGGTGGCCGTGAACGGCGACGGCAGCCCGGCGAAGACCCCCTGGCCGCTGTGGGTGACCGGCGAGGTCTTGCCGTGCAGCAGCTCGGGCGCCCGGTCCACGACACCGCCGTACGCGACGACCATGGACTGCATGCCGAGGCAGACACCGAAGACGGGCACCCCGGTGGCCGCGCAGTGCCGGACCATCTCGACGCAGACCCCGGCCTCCTCTGGGGTCCCTGGACCCGGCGAGAGGAGGACACCGTCGAAGCCGTCGCCGACGTGGTCCGTGGTGACCTTGTCGTTGCGCAGCACCTCGCACTCGGCGCCGAGCTGGTACAGGTACTGGACCAGGTTGAAGACGAAGCTGTCGTAGTTGTCGACGACCAGAACGCGTGTGCTCATCGAATTGCCCCCATTCCCTCGTCCACGGTCACGTCATTGAAGGGGAGCAGCGGCTCGGCCCACGGGAAGACGTACTGGAACAGTAGGTAGACGACCGCGCAGGCCAGTAGCAGTGAAATCAGCGCCTTCACCCAGGCGTTCCCCGGCAAATGCCGCCAGACCCAGCCGTACATGCCGCTCCTGCTTGCCGTCGACAAAGCTTGCTGCACCAGAGTAAGGGGACACGGCAGGGGTAGGTGGGTCACCTGCGGAAAGCCTTGGGCTTCCGTTCCGTACTTCTTTACCCGCGCGGCGGCCGTCCGGGGCAGCTCTTTACCCGCGCGCCCGTGACCGGGCGGGGGCCGCTCAGGCGCCGGGGCGGGACGTTCGCCCGGGTCGCCCGCGCGGGCGGCGTTCGGGCCGTCGCCCACGGCCTCCGCTCAGGCCGCCGGTTTCGCGTAGTGCAGGTCGGCGGTGCCCCGGTAGCCGGGGAGCGTCGTCGTGCCCTTGTCGTCGACCTTCCAGCCGAGTCCGTAGGCGTTGACGTACAGCATGTAGTTCTGGATCTCGGGCGAGGTGGAGAGCGACTCCCTCAGCTTGTCGGGGTCGCCGACGGCGGTCA from Streptomyces tsukubensis encodes:
- a CDS encoding class E sortase — protein: MSVTKDQDSRSGERAAPTPRGGRGAFARVVSVFGELLITAGLVLGLFVVYSLWWTNVVADRAADRRGDAVRDHWASGPGRLDTKGGVGFLHVPAMKNGEVLVEKGTDTKILNDGVAGYYTDPVKSALPQDDKGNFSLAAHRDGHGAKFHNIDKVKKGDTVVFESADKWYVYKVFATLPQTSKYDVKVLGDVPEKSGAKGPGRYITLTTCTPVYTSTYRYIVWGKLERVDKVDAERTPPPELR
- a CDS encoding aminodeoxychorismate/anthranilate synthase component II, which gives rise to MSTRVLVVDNYDSFVFNLVQYLYQLGAECEVLRNDKVTTDHVGDGFDGVLLSPGPGTPEEAGVCVEMVRHCAATGVPVFGVCLGMQSMVVAYGGVVDRAPELLHGKTSPVTHSGQGVFAGLPSPFTATRYHSLAAEQDTLPAELAVTARTEDGTIMGVRHRELSVEGVQFHPESVLTEYGHEMLANWLTECGDTGAAGRAVGLAPVVGKATA
- the pknB gene encoding Stk1 family PASTA domain-containing Ser/Thr kinase, producing the protein MEEPRRLGGRYELGQVLGRGGMAEVYLAHDTRLGRTVAVKTLRVDLARDPSFQARFRREAQSAASLNHPAIVAVYDTGEDYVDQVSIPYIVMEYVDGSTLRELLHSGRKLLPERSMEMTIGILQALEYSHRAGIVHRDIKPANVMLNRGGQVKVMDFGIARAMGDSGMTMTQTAAVIGTAQYLSPEQAKGETVDARSDLYSTGCLLYELLTVRPPFVGDSPVAVAYQHVREEPQPPSVFDSEITPDMDAIVLKALTKDPDYRYQSADEMRADIEALLDGRPVGATAAMGAALGSVGYGGGYGGHEDQATTAMRQQDGGGQTSMLPPVNPDDGGYGYDDRPGRRRQPKKRNTSTILLVVAGVLVLVGAILIGSYLATDSGDDNSKVSTPNFVGESVANSKRLADNADVQVTTTKKPCDDQPKNRVCKQSPAAQTEIKKGDTVKLTVSTGAPKVTVPDVRGLSYDKAESQLTDKGFKVERDSKESEQEPDTVIAQDPGGDTDLKKGGTITLTVAREKSLVTVPDVSNKSCEEATAQLKGNDLEASCSEEETDAAEAGKVFEQSLAPNTKAEPGSTVTLKVAKAPAKPEKVTIPGDIGGKKLGDVQKQLGDAGLQVTVQGPGDGNAKVLTSNPGPNSEVDKGSSVTLITVAGGGDNGNDGGGIFGGWHH
- a CDS encoding class E sortase — protein: MTALRPERESGYDPPHDEHPGQPYRQGRHGRSYEDTGAHEDAAGHLSGPLGDPPGGPDHEREAPRQDVGPPSLRPPGPMPPLARPPHAEAPYAGAPHVQAPHVQAPYAGAPHARPTARPPTGLEATAPLPVVTPGPPAASAVPLAPAPADDETVALRRDDVRRIAGRGRRQGGERGGGTTGAPLGGSLPAGSGASVPPGEGRAARRRAAQRARKPGPAAVISGVVGELFITLGVVMLLFVTYQLWWTNIRAHAQANGATSNLQHDWADGKGKPGVFEPGKGFAIMSIPKLDVVVPIAEGIDKHRVLDRGMVGHYGEGSLRTPMPDAKTGNFAVAGHRNTHGEPFRYINQLKPGDPVVVETRDTYYVYKMTSILPQTPPSNTDVLKPIPTGSGFTKTGRYITLTTCTPEFTSTYRMIVWGKMVEERPRSEGKPRALVPK